A region of Etheostoma cragini isolate CJK2018 chromosome 2, CSU_Ecrag_1.0, whole genome shotgun sequence DNA encodes the following proteins:
- the ccdc85al gene encoding coiled-coil domain containing 85A, like, which yields MEKATPPPLPQLQLSIAKTESPAEDISGLTDEDLLKWTKEDLVRRLRRSEADKMSVILDHGNLIREVNRSLQLHLNEIRGLKDINQKLQEDNRELRDLCCFLDDDRQKGKRVSREWQRLGRYSASIMRKEVTLYLQKLKELELRQEEVIRENLELKELCLLLDEEKGVVSGGGGGGGSVGGGTVGMGGCRNSIDSQSSLLLVPGQGLLMRDVGDGSSTSSAGSADSSDHPHHKQLHQAPGVGGEKGSPELVHKPRCSSISGIGGGSGGDRDVSSPEHPAGRLRSTSLEYPYTLPQLCRPRCGSISVPDHSRVMRGHSPEKYGRNVGRRSPEQHPKHHSSDLLLGQRQHFLGQGGSGELYQRHHRSSISSKGCGSPEPRQAHLGATEHHEKGCMVQGNSPETHRHQYSMSPDHVKFGSPVRDGQRRPAGDELSPHHRSIYNGMNALISAGCCTNNCRNVKLWDSFDASS from the exons ATGGAGAAAGCGACTCCGCCGCCCCTGCCTCAGCTCCAGCTGTCGATAGCGAAGACTGAAAGTCCAGCGGAGGACATCTCCGGATTGACTGACGAGGATCTGCTCAAGTGGACCAAGGAGGATCTGGTGCGTCGGCTAAGGCGGTCCGAGGCCGATAAGATGAGCGTGATTCTGGACCACGGCAATCTCATCCGAGAGGTCAATCGCAGCCTCCAGCTTCACTTGAACGAGATCAGGGGGCTGAAG gATATTAACCAGAAGCTGCAGGAAGACAACCGTGAGCTGCGGGACTTGTGCTGCTTCCTGGACGACGACCGCCAGAAAGGCAAGCGTGTATCCAGGGAGTGGCAGCGTTTGGGACGTTACAGTGCCAGCATCATGCGAAAAGAGGTGACCCTCTACCTCCAGAAACTCAAGGAGCTGGAGCTTCGGCAGGAGGAGGTAATCCGGGAGAACCTGGAGCTGAAGGAGCTCTGCCTGCTGCTGGATGAGGAGAAGGGGGTGGTAAGCGGAGGAGGTGGCGGTGGAGGAAGTGTAGGGGGAGGGACTGTAGGGATGGGAGGATGCCGCAACTCAATAGACAGCCAGAGTAGTTTGCTGCTTGTGCCCGGGCAGGGGCTCCTGATGAGAGACGTGGGGGACGGGAGCAGCACATCCAGCGCAGGGAGCGCTGACAGCTCGGATCACCCTCACCACAAGCAGCTTCACCAGGCTCCAGGGGTGGGTGGGGAAAAAGGGAGCCCTGAGCTTGTGCACAAACCCAGGTGTAGCAGCATCAGTGGAATAGGAGGCGGGAGTGGAGGAGACAGAGACGTGTCCAGCCCTGAGCACCCTGCCGGGCGCCTCCGGAGTACAAGCCTGGAGTACCCATACACCTTGCCCCAGCTCTGCCGGCCCCGCTGCGGCTCCATATCTGTGCCTGACCACAGTCGAGTTATGAGGGGCCACAGCCCAGAAAAATACGGTAGGAACGTGGGCCGACGCAGTCCGGAGCAGCACCCCAAGCACCACAGCTCTGATCTCCTCCTGGGCCAGAGGCAGCACTTCCTGGGTCAGGGAGGCAGCGGGGAGCTCTATCAGCGGCACCACAGAAGCAGCATTAGCAGTAAAGGCTGCGGGAGCCCCGAGCCCCGGCAAGCACATTTAGGGGCCACTGAGCACCATGAAAAGGGCTGCATGGTCCAGGGGAACAGCCCCGAAACTCATAGGCACCAATACAGTATGAGCCCTGACCATGTGAAGTTTGGCAGCCCTGTGAGGGATGGGCAGAGGAGGCCGGCTGGAGACGAGCTGTCGCCACACCATCGGAGCATCTACAATGGCATGAacg